Proteins encoded together in one Mycolicibacter minnesotensis window:
- a CDS encoding FtsW/RodA/SpoVE family cell cycle protein, protein MTTEPQPSVALTPALPDRRNAELLLLCFATMIIAVAMLIVEAGHEKGLRWDLVGYGLTFVVLFGFAHLVIRRSARYADPLLLPVVALLNGLGLVMIHRIDLGVGFDGAEARPGASAQMLWTLVGVGVFALVLVTLKDHRQLSGSGYVCGLAGLVLLVIPAVLPASLSESQGAKIWIRLPGFSIQPAEFSKILLLIFFAAVLVSKRRLFTSAGKHVLGMNLPRPRDLAPLLAAWVISVGVMAFEKDLGTSLLLYASFLVVVYLATRRFSWMVIGMLLFAAGSVAAYFLFSHVRVRVQTWLDPFADPEGVGYQMVQSLFSFATGGIFGTGLGNGQPGYVPAVSTDFIIAAFGEELGLVGLAGVLILYTIVIVRGMRTAIAVRDSFGKLLAAGLAATLGIQLFIVVGGVTKLIPLTGLTTPWLSYGGSSLLANYVLLAILLRVSHAARRPLTTEPARPAPIGDTGTAVIERV, encoded by the coding sequence ATGACAACAGAGCCGCAGCCGTCGGTGGCGCTGACCCCGGCGCTGCCGGATCGACGCAACGCCGAACTGTTGCTGCTGTGCTTTGCGACCATGATCATCGCGGTGGCGATGCTGATCGTCGAGGCCGGCCACGAGAAGGGCCTGCGCTGGGATCTGGTCGGTTACGGCTTGACGTTTGTGGTGCTGTTCGGCTTCGCGCACTTGGTGATCCGGCGGTCGGCACGCTACGCCGACCCGCTGCTGTTGCCGGTGGTGGCGCTGCTCAACGGCCTGGGTCTGGTGATGATTCACCGCATCGATCTCGGGGTGGGGTTCGACGGTGCGGAGGCTCGTCCCGGCGCCAGCGCCCAGATGTTGTGGACTCTGGTCGGTGTCGGGGTGTTCGCTCTGGTGCTGGTGACCCTCAAAGACCACCGACAGCTCTCCGGCAGCGGTTACGTCTGCGGCCTGGCGGGCCTGGTGCTGCTGGTGATCCCCGCGGTGCTGCCGGCGTCGCTGTCCGAAAGCCAGGGCGCCAAGATCTGGATTCGGTTGCCCGGCTTCTCTATTCAGCCTGCCGAGTTCTCCAAGATCCTGCTGCTGATCTTCTTTGCCGCGGTGCTGGTGTCCAAGCGTCGCCTGTTCACCAGCGCCGGCAAGCATGTGCTGGGGATGAACCTGCCCCGCCCGCGGGACCTGGCGCCGCTGCTGGCCGCCTGGGTGATCTCGGTCGGGGTCATGGCATTTGAGAAGGACCTCGGCACCTCCCTGCTGCTATACGCCTCGTTCCTGGTGGTGGTGTACCTGGCCACCCGCCGGTTCAGCTGGATGGTGATCGGCATGCTGCTGTTCGCCGCAGGCAGCGTGGCGGCCTACTTCTTGTTCAGCCACGTGCGGGTACGGGTGCAGACCTGGCTGGACCCCTTCGCCGACCCCGAGGGCGTCGGCTACCAAATGGTGCAGTCGCTGTTCAGCTTCGCCACCGGCGGCATCTTCGGCACCGGCCTGGGCAACGGCCAGCCCGGCTACGTGCCCGCGGTGTCGACGGACTTCATCATCGCCGCGTTCGGTGAGGAGCTGGGCCTGGTGGGGCTGGCCGGCGTGCTGATTCTCTACACCATCGTGATCGTGCGCGGCATGCGTACCGCGATCGCGGTCCGCGACAGCTTCGGCAAGCTGCTGGCCGCCGGCCTGGCCGCCACCTTGGGCATCCAGCTGTTCATCGTGGTCGGCGGTGTGACCAAACTGATCCCGCTGACCGGGCTCACCACCCCATGGCTGTCCTACGGCGGATCCTCATTGCTGGCCAACTATGTGCTGCTGGCGATCCTGCTGCGCGTCTCGCACGCCGCGCGCCGCCCCTTGACCACCGAGCCCGCACGCCCGGCCCCGATCGGTGACACCGGGACGGCGGTGATCGAGCGCGTATGA
- a CDS encoding PP2C family protein-serine/threonine phosphatase, protein MSLVLRYAARSDRGLVRSNNEDSVYAGARLLALADGMGGHAAGEVASQLVIAALAHLDDDEPGGDLLAKLERAVHEGNSAIAAYVEEHPDLEGMGTTLTAILFAGPRLGLAHIGDSRGYLMRDGELTQITKDDTFVQTLVDEGRITLEEAHSHPQRSLIMRALTGHEVEPTLIMREAQAGDRYLLCSDGLSDPVSTETIHEALQIPDVNDCALRLIELALRGGGPDNVTVVVADVVDVDYGQTQPILAGAVSENGDEHTISLDTAAGRASAISPRKTVAKRVLPRIETPDRPPRSRQRKFIVAALLLVLLGSALLVGRAVIRTNYYVTAYGGTVAIMRGVQGSILGVPLQEPYLLGCLDSRGELVQISYSQSGDKLNCRLMTLQDLRPPARQQVNNGLPAGTLDDAITQLRNLARDSLLPPCPHGSATGTKATPSRKPSPGLVPTGPRPGPPPPPAPGKSHLPTLTNLPPAPPEPGTDCRAVS, encoded by the coding sequence GTGAGCCTCGTTCTGCGCTATGCCGCCCGCAGCGACCGCGGTCTGGTGCGCTCCAACAACGAGGACTCGGTGTACGCCGGCGCGCGGCTGCTGGCGCTGGCCGACGGGATGGGCGGGCACGCCGCCGGCGAGGTCGCGTCGCAGCTGGTGATCGCCGCGCTGGCGCATCTCGATGACGACGAGCCCGGCGGCGACCTGCTGGCCAAGCTGGAACGCGCAGTGCACGAGGGCAACTCCGCGATCGCGGCCTACGTCGAAGAGCACCCCGACCTCGAAGGCATGGGCACCACGCTGACCGCCATCCTGTTCGCCGGCCCCCGGCTGGGGCTGGCCCACATCGGCGACTCCCGCGGCTACCTGATGCGCGACGGCGAACTCACCCAGATCACCAAGGACGACACCTTCGTCCAGACTCTGGTCGACGAAGGCCGAATCACGTTGGAGGAGGCCCATAGCCACCCCCAGCGCTCCCTGATCATGCGCGCGCTCACCGGTCACGAGGTGGAGCCCACCTTGATCATGCGGGAGGCCCAAGCCGGGGATCGCTACCTGCTGTGCTCCGATGGCCTCTCGGATCCGGTGAGCACCGAGACCATCCACGAAGCCCTGCAGATTCCCGACGTCAACGACTGCGCCCTGCGGCTCATCGAGTTGGCACTGCGCGGCGGTGGACCCGACAACGTGACCGTGGTGGTGGCCGACGTCGTCGACGTCGACTACGGCCAGACCCAACCGATTCTGGCCGGGGCCGTCTCCGAGAACGGCGACGAACACACCATCTCCCTGGACACCGCCGCCGGCCGGGCATCGGCGATCTCACCGCGCAAGACCGTCGCCAAGCGTGTACTGCCGCGCATCGAAACCCCCGACCGCCCACCCCGGTCCCGGCAGCGCAAATTCATCGTCGCCGCACTGCTGCTGGTGCTGCTGGGCTCCGCACTGCTGGTCGGGCGGGCCGTCATTCGCACCAACTACTACGTCACCGCCTACGGCGGCACGGTGGCGATCATGCGCGGCGTGCAGGGCTCCATCCTCGGTGTGCCGCTGCAGGAGCCCTACCTCCTCGGCTGCCTGGACAGCCGGGGCGAGCTCGTACAGATCAGTTACAGCCAATCCGGCGACAAGCTGAACTGCCGGCTGATGACACTGCAGGACCTGCGCCCGCCGGCTCGCCAGCAGGTCAACAACGGCCTGCCCGCCGGCACCCTCGACGACGCGATCACCCAGCTGCGCAACCTGGCCCGCGACTCGCTGCTGCCCCCGTGTCCGCACGGCTCGGCCACCGGCACCAAGGCCACCCCATCACGCAAGCCCTCGCCCGGGCTGGTTCCCACCGGTCCACGGCCCGGCCCGCCACCGCCGCCGGCACCCGGAAAATCGCACCTGCCCACCCTGACCAACCTGCCGCCGGCCCCTCCAGAACCGGGGACCGACTGCCGGGCGGTCTCATGA
- a CDS encoding protein kinase domain-containing protein, with amino-acid sequence MSPQVGAALAGRYRLQRLIATGGMGQVWEAVDNRLGRRVAVKVLKPEFSSDPEFIERFRAEARNTAMLNHPGIASVHDYGETDLDGEGRTAFLVMELVNGEPLNSVLKRTGRLSLRHALDMLEQTGRALQVAHSAGLVHRDVKPGNIMITPTGQVKITDFGIAKAVDAAPVTQTGMVMGTAQYIAPEQALGQDATASSDVYALGVVGYEVLSGRRPFTGDGALTVAMKHIKEPPPPLPAELPPNVRELIEITLAKNPGVRYRSGGPFADAVAAVRSGRRPTRPSQSLPVGRAAPSAIPSTAATRVAQPVSARATAARRARPSAGTHRTPPPRRTFTAGQRALLWAAGVLGTLAIIIAVLIVVNAKSPGGSLAPATVTDTGVPETTSSSSESPPSTPPAHSSGWTWHRTSS; translated from the coding sequence ATGAGTCCCCAAGTCGGCGCCGCCCTGGCCGGGCGCTACCGCCTGCAGCGGCTCATCGCCACCGGCGGCATGGGCCAGGTCTGGGAAGCCGTCGACAACCGGCTGGGCCGGCGCGTCGCGGTCAAGGTGCTCAAGCCGGAGTTCTCCTCAGACCCGGAATTCATCGAGCGCTTCCGGGCAGAGGCCCGCAACACCGCCATGCTCAACCACCCGGGCATCGCCAGCGTGCACGACTATGGCGAGACCGACCTGGACGGGGAGGGTCGCACCGCGTTCCTGGTGATGGAGCTGGTCAACGGCGAGCCACTGAATTCGGTGCTCAAGCGGACCGGACGCCTGTCGCTGCGCCATGCCCTGGACATGCTTGAGCAGACCGGACGGGCCCTGCAGGTGGCGCACAGCGCCGGTCTGGTGCACCGCGACGTCAAGCCCGGCAACATCATGATCACGCCGACGGGTCAGGTGAAGATCACCGACTTCGGCATCGCCAAGGCCGTCGACGCCGCCCCGGTCACCCAGACCGGCATGGTGATGGGCACCGCCCAATACATCGCCCCGGAGCAGGCGCTCGGCCAGGACGCCACCGCCTCCAGTGACGTCTACGCCCTGGGCGTGGTCGGCTACGAGGTGCTCTCGGGCCGTCGCCCGTTCACCGGCGACGGTGCGCTGACCGTGGCGATGAAGCACATCAAGGAGCCCCCGCCGCCGCTGCCGGCCGAGCTGCCTCCCAACGTGCGTGAACTCATCGAGATCACCTTGGCCAAGAATCCCGGGGTTCGCTACCGCAGTGGTGGCCCGTTCGCCGATGCCGTCGCCGCCGTGCGCTCCGGGCGGCGACCCACCCGGCCCAGTCAGTCGCTGCCGGTCGGGCGTGCCGCCCCGTCGGCCATCCCCTCGACCGCGGCCACGCGAGTCGCACAGCCGGTCTCGGCCCGGGCCACCGCGGCGCGGCGGGCTCGGCCCAGCGCCGGCACTCACCGCACACCCCCACCGCGACGCACCTTCACCGCCGGGCAGCGCGCCCTGCTGTGGGCTGCCGGGGTGCTGGGCACGCTGGCGATCATCATCGCGGTATTGATCGTGGTCAACGCCAAGAGCCCCGGCGGTTCGTTGGCACCGGCCACCGTCACCGACACCGGGGTACCGGAGACCACCTCGTCGAGCTCCGAATCGCCTCCGTCGACACCACCCGCGCACTCGTCGGGCTGGACCTGGCACAGGACGTCATCATGA
- a CDS encoding FhaA domain-containing protein, whose amino-acid sequence MDSQRGLVHRIERKLESAVEDAMARVFGGEVLPEEVEAALRREAAAGVRSLAGNHLLAPNDYVITLGKDDYDKVGADQELTSKAFARHLAGYIGEQGWQTYGDVVVRFQQSPSLRTGQVRARGGVNPDASPNETLNESRPRQSVHAFTAETGVPPMTDNPSYRGAHGQDRPGDDYYDPRYGRPADDARGGQDPRGAYSPEADPYQQEQRGGYPEQGQGGPGGYGPPRGGYPEQGGYPGQGGGYAPPAQPYEQRPPAGYGAPAGYEQGYPQHQPPAPGYPAGGQPGYGEYERPQARPEEYGYPEAPYEQRPAYPDQGGYDQGAPSYGRQEYGQPGYGYGEAPAAPAGYDYGQPVQGGYGEGQGSQGGYDYGQPPAAGYGEAGGGYGQRAYSAPASVTLQLDDGSGRTYQLHEGANVVGRGQDAQFRLPDTGVSRRHLEIRWDGRVALLSDLNSTNGTTVNNAPVQEWQLADGDVIRLGHSEIIVRVH is encoded by the coding sequence TTGGACAGCCAGCGCGGGCTGGTTCATCGCATCGAGCGCAAACTCGAATCCGCTGTGGAGGATGCGATGGCCCGGGTCTTCGGAGGGGAAGTGCTCCCCGAGGAGGTCGAGGCTGCGCTGCGCCGCGAAGCAGCCGCCGGCGTGCGCTCACTGGCCGGAAATCATCTTTTGGCACCCAACGATTACGTCATTACCCTCGGTAAAGACGACTACGACAAAGTGGGCGCCGACCAGGAGCTGACCTCGAAGGCCTTCGCCCGCCATCTAGCGGGCTACATCGGCGAACAGGGGTGGCAAACTTATGGTGATGTGGTGGTCCGGTTCCAGCAGTCGCCGAGTCTGCGCACCGGCCAGGTCCGCGCCCGCGGCGGGGTCAACCCTGACGCCAGCCCCAACGAGACGCTCAACGAATCCCGCCCGCGACAATCAGTTCATGCGTTCACCGCAGAAACAGGAGTGCCACCGATGACCGATAACCCGAGCTACCGCGGTGCCCACGGGCAGGATCGTCCCGGCGACGACTACTACGACCCCCGCTACGGGCGGCCGGCCGATGACGCTCGTGGCGGTCAGGACCCCCGAGGCGCCTACTCACCCGAGGCCGACCCCTACCAGCAGGAGCAGCGCGGCGGCTACCCCGAGCAGGGCCAGGGCGGCCCGGGCGGCTACGGCCCGCCCCGCGGTGGCTACCCCGAGCAGGGCGGCTACCCCGGCCAGGGTGGCGGCTACGCCCCGCCCGCGCAGCCCTACGAGCAGCGTCCGCCCGCCGGCTATGGCGCTCCGGCCGGCTATGAGCAGGGCTACCCCCAGCACCAGCCGCCGGCACCGGGCTACCCCGCGGGCGGGCAGCCCGGCTACGGCGAGTACGAACGTCCGCAGGCTCGCCCGGAGGAGTACGGCTACCCCGAGGCCCCCTACGAACAGCGCCCCGCCTACCCCGACCAGGGCGGGTACGACCAGGGCGCGCCGTCCTACGGCCGCCAGGAATACGGCCAGCCCGGCTACGGCTACGGCGAGGCACCCGCGGCTCCCGCCGGCTATGACTACGGCCAGCCCGTCCAGGGCGGCTACGGCGAGGGCCAGGGCAGCCAGGGCGGCTACGACTACGGCCAGCCCCCAGCGGCTGGATACGGCGAGGCCGGCGGTGGCTACGGCCAACGCGCCTACAGCGCTCCCGCCTCAGTCACCCTGCAGCTCGATGACGGCAGCGGCCGCACCTACCAGCTGCACGAGGGCGCCAATGTGGTGGGCCGCGGCCAGGATGCCCAGTTCCGGCTGCCCGACACCGGGGTCTCGCGCCGTCACCTGGAGATCCGCTGGGACGGCCGGGTGGCCCTGCTGTCGGACCTGAACTCCACCAACGGCACCACGGTGAACAACGCCCCGGTCCAGGAGTGGCAGCTGGCCGACGGCGACGTGATCCGGCTGGGGCACTCCGAGATCATCGTCCGGGTCCACTAG
- the pbpA gene encoding D,D-transpeptidase PbpA, with amino-acid sequence MNTSLRRVTMTLMALVVLLLGNATMTQVFAADGLRADPRNQRVLLDEYSRQRGQITAAGQLLAYSVPTDGRITYQRIYPDPAVYAPVTGFYSLRYSSSGLERAEDTVLNGSDPRLFGLRLADFFTGRSPRGGTVQTTLKPRVQQAGWEAMQNGCTGGCRGAVVALEPSTGKILAMVSAPSYDPNLLSSHDSAQQGQAWQELRDDPASPLTNRAINETYPPGSTFKVITTAAALQAGISENEPLTNAARIALPDSTVTLENYAGNTCEGNEPAVPLRVAFARSCNTAFVQLGIRTGVDALRSTAQGFGLDITPEPIPLQVAESTIGRIGDAAALGMTSIGQKDVAVTPLKNATIAATIANGGLSMQPYLVDGLEGPDLAGIATTQPHEQRRAVSAQVATKLTELMIDAERMTQQEGAIPGVQIASKTGTAEHGPDPRNTPPHAWYIAFAPANAPKVAVAVVVEDGGDRLAATGGTVAAPIGRAVIEAALQGGS; translated from the coding sequence ATGAACACCTCCCTGCGCCGCGTCACCATGACCCTGATGGCACTGGTCGTGCTGCTGTTGGGCAACGCCACCATGACCCAGGTATTCGCCGCCGACGGGCTGCGCGCCGACCCGCGCAACCAGCGGGTACTGCTCGACGAATACTCACGCCAACGCGGCCAGATCACCGCCGCCGGCCAATTGCTGGCCTACTCGGTGCCCACCGACGGCCGGATCACCTACCAGCGCATCTACCCCGACCCCGCGGTGTACGCGCCGGTCACCGGGTTCTACTCCCTGCGCTATTCCAGCAGTGGACTCGAGCGCGCCGAGGACACCGTGCTCAACGGCTCCGACCCGCGCCTGTTCGGGCTGCGGCTCGCCGACTTCTTCACCGGACGCAGCCCCCGCGGCGGCACCGTACAGACCACCTTGAAGCCCCGGGTCCAGCAGGCGGGTTGGGAAGCCATGCAGAACGGTTGCACCGGTGGCTGCCGCGGCGCCGTGGTGGCCCTGGAGCCGTCCACCGGCAAGATTCTGGCGATGGTGTCGGCGCCATCGTATGACCCCAATCTGCTGTCCTCGCACGATTCGGCTCAGCAGGGCCAGGCCTGGCAGGAGCTTCGGGACGATCCCGCCTCGCCGCTGACCAACCGTGCCATCAACGAGACCTACCCGCCGGGCTCGACGTTCAAGGTGATCACCACAGCCGCCGCGCTGCAGGCCGGCATCAGCGAGAACGAACCGTTGACCAACGCGGCGCGCATCGCCCTGCCCGACAGCACCGTCACCCTGGAGAACTACGCCGGCAACACCTGCGAGGGCAACGAACCGGCGGTCCCGCTGCGGGTGGCGTTCGCCCGCTCCTGCAACACCGCATTCGTCCAGTTGGGTATTCGTACCGGCGTGGACGCGCTGCGCAGCACCGCTCAGGGGTTCGGATTGGACATCACTCCCGAGCCGATTCCGCTACAGGTCGCCGAATCCACCATCGGCCGGATCGGTGACGCCGCAGCTCTGGGCATGACCAGCATCGGCCAGAAGGACGTCGCCGTCACACCACTGAAGAACGCCACGATCGCGGCCACCATCGCCAACGGCGGCCTGTCCATGCAGCCGTATCTGGTCGACGGGCTGGAAGGACCGGACCTGGCGGGCATCGCCACCACGCAGCCGCATGAGCAGCGCCGTGCGGTGTCCGCGCAGGTCGCGACTAAGCTCACTGAATTAATGATCGACGCCGAAAGAATGACCCAGCAGGAGGGGGCCATCCCGGGCGTACAGATCGCGTCGAAGACCGGCACCGCCGAACACGGTCCCGATCCGCGGAACACCCCGCCGCACGCGTGGTACATCGCCTTCGCCCCGGCCAACGCCCCGAAGGTGGCCGTTGCCGTCGTGGTGGAAGACGGCGGTGACCGGTTGGCCGCCACCGGCGGCACCGTTGCCGCGCCGATCGGCCGCGCCGTCATCGAAGCCGCACTTCAGGGGGGATCATGA
- a CDS encoding IS481 family transposase, with translation MSKARLVITAVVLEGRPAAEVCAQYGVSRSWLYELLARYRDEGDAAFEPRSRRPHTSPNATSPATVELIVRLRQQLTAAGLDAGPATLAWHLKHHHQTPVSTATIARILTRQGLITPAPKKRPKASYIRFQAEMPNQTWQSDFTHYRLTDGTDVEILTWLDDHSRYALHCSAHTPVTAKTVLTTFRQTSSEHGHPASTLTDNGMVYTVRFANGRGGRTALEAELARLHNQQKNSRPNHPTTCGKVERYQQTLKRWLRNQPQQPHSVAELQTLINHFVDEYNNRRPHSSLPHHATPAATYQARPKAIPTTDHHHHNHHRLRHDRIDKHGKLTLRVNGTLHHIGMGRTLAGTPVTLLIQDLEVRIIDATTGELRRELTIDPTRDYQPTSKDRHARWHQKQKQTEP, from the coding sequence GTGTCGAAAGCGCGCCTGGTCATCACCGCCGTAGTCCTAGAAGGCCGCCCCGCAGCGGAGGTCTGCGCTCAGTACGGCGTCTCGAGGTCGTGGCTCTATGAACTGCTGGCCCGCTACCGAGACGAAGGCGACGCCGCCTTCGAACCGCGCTCCCGGCGCCCCCACACCAGCCCCAACGCCACATCGCCGGCCACGGTCGAGCTGATCGTGCGCCTACGCCAGCAACTCACCGCCGCGGGCCTAGACGCCGGGCCGGCCACCTTGGCCTGGCACCTCAAACACCACCACCAAACCCCCGTGTCGACCGCGACCATCGCCCGGATCCTGACCCGCCAAGGCCTCATCACACCCGCCCCCAAAAAGCGTCCGAAGGCCTCCTACATCCGATTCCAAGCCGAAATGCCCAACCAAACCTGGCAATCCGACTTCACCCACTACCGCCTCACCGACGGCACCGACGTCGAAATCCTCACCTGGCTCGACGACCACTCCCGCTACGCCCTGCACTGCAGCGCCCACACCCCAGTCACCGCCAAAACCGTCCTCACGACGTTCCGCCAAACCTCCAGCGAACACGGCCATCCCGCCTCAACACTGACCGACAACGGCATGGTCTACACCGTCCGATTCGCCAACGGCCGCGGCGGCCGCACCGCACTCGAAGCCGAACTCGCCCGCCTGCACAACCAACAGAAAAACTCCCGACCCAACCACCCCACCACCTGCGGGAAAGTCGAGCGCTACCAGCAGACACTCAAAAGATGGCTACGCAACCAACCCCAACAACCACACAGCGTCGCCGAACTGCAAACCCTCATCAACCACTTCGTCGACGAATACAACAACCGACGCCCCCACAGCTCACTGCCACACCACGCAACACCAGCCGCGACCTACCAAGCCCGCCCCAAAGCCATCCCCACCACCGACCACCACCACCACAATCACCACCGCCTACGACACGACCGCATCGACAAACACGGCAAACTCACCCTGCGCGTCAACGGCACCCTGCACCACATCGGCATGGGCCGAACCCTCGCCGGAACCCCCGTCACCCTGCTCATCCAGGACCTCGAAGTCCGGATCATCGACGCCACCACCGGCGAACTACGCCGCGAACTCACCATCGACCCCACCCGCGACTACCAACCAACAAGCAAAGACCGCCACGCACGATGGCACCAAAAACAAAAACAGACCGAACCCTGA
- the pknB gene encoding Stk1 family PASTA domain-containing Ser/Thr kinase, giving the protein MTTPQRLSDRYELGEVLGFGGMSEVHRAVDTRLHREVAVKVLRADLARDPSFYLRFRREAQNAAALNHPAIVAVYDTGEAETPAGPLPYIVMELVEGVTLRDIVHNDGPMPPIRAIEVIADACQALNFSHQHGIIHRDVKPANIMIDEHNAVKVMDFGIARAVADAGNSVTQTAAVIGTAQYLSPEQARGDTVDARSDVYSLGCVLYEILTGDPPFVGDSPVAVAYQHVREDPVPPSQRLPSLPADLDAVVLKALAKNPDNRYQTAAEMRADLVRVHNGETPEAPRVLTAADRASMMTPRSGDSGGPQTDPLPRQELDFNHDRPGSVGRWLIAAIVLAVLTVIVTVSINAFGGSTHQIQVPDVSGRASVDAIAELQNKGFKTRTEQRSDSTVPPDHVIGTDPPAGAPANKGDKITVDVSYGPEQRQLPDVATLSYADAVKKLTAAGFGKFKQVDSPSTPELKDKVLGTNPPANQTTAVTNEIIIVIGSGPATKPVPDVTGQTLDVAQKNLTVYGFTKITEVTVDSPRPAGEVIATSPPSGETAPLDAVIELRVSRGNQFVMPDVTGLFWTDVEPQLRAMGWTGILVKGADVDAGGAGHNRVLYQTPAAGQGVNTDANITLRFGQ; this is encoded by the coding sequence ATGACCACTCCGCAGCGGTTGTCCGACCGCTACGAACTCGGCGAGGTCTTGGGCTTCGGCGGCATGTCGGAGGTGCACCGCGCCGTCGACACCCGGTTGCACCGCGAGGTCGCCGTGAAGGTGCTGCGCGCCGACTTGGCCCGCGACCCCAGTTTCTACCTGCGGTTCCGGCGTGAGGCGCAGAATGCTGCCGCCTTGAACCACCCCGCGATCGTGGCCGTCTACGACACCGGCGAAGCCGAGACCCCTGCCGGCCCACTGCCCTACATCGTGATGGAGCTGGTCGAAGGCGTGACGTTGCGCGACATCGTGCACAACGACGGCCCCATGCCGCCCATTCGGGCGATCGAGGTGATCGCGGACGCCTGCCAGGCCCTGAACTTCAGTCACCAGCACGGCATCATCCACCGGGACGTCAAGCCCGCCAACATCATGATCGACGAGCACAACGCCGTGAAGGTCATGGATTTCGGCATTGCCCGCGCGGTGGCCGACGCCGGCAACAGCGTCACCCAGACCGCCGCGGTGATCGGCACCGCCCAGTACCTCTCGCCCGAGCAGGCTCGTGGCGACACCGTCGACGCCCGCTCAGACGTGTACTCGCTGGGGTGCGTGCTCTATGAGATCCTCACCGGCGATCCACCTTTCGTCGGCGACTCGCCGGTGGCGGTGGCCTACCAGCACGTTCGCGAAGACCCGGTGCCCCCGTCGCAGCGGCTCCCCAGCCTGCCGGCCGATCTGGACGCGGTGGTGCTCAAAGCCCTGGCGAAGAATCCCGACAATCGCTACCAGACGGCCGCCGAGATGCGGGCCGACTTGGTGCGGGTCCACAACGGGGAGACCCCCGAAGCACCCCGGGTGCTCACCGCGGCCGACCGCGCCTCGATGATGACGCCGCGGTCCGGCGACTCCGGTGGGCCCCAGACCGACCCGTTGCCCCGCCAAGAACTGGACTTCAACCACGATCGGCCGGGCTCGGTGGGCCGGTGGCTGATCGCCGCGATCGTGCTCGCCGTCCTGACCGTCATCGTCACGGTGTCGATCAATGCGTTCGGCGGCAGCACCCACCAGATCCAGGTGCCCGACGTGAGCGGCCGAGCGTCGGTGGACGCGATCGCCGAACTGCAGAATAAGGGCTTCAAGACCCGCACCGAGCAGCGCTCGGATTCCACGGTCCCGCCCGACCATGTGATCGGTACCGACCCGCCCGCCGGCGCCCCGGCGAACAAGGGCGACAAGATCACCGTCGACGTGTCTTACGGTCCCGAGCAGCGCCAGCTGCCCGATGTGGCGACGTTGAGCTACGCCGACGCGGTCAAGAAGCTGACCGCGGCCGGATTCGGCAAGTTCAAGCAGGTCGATTCGCCGTCGACCCCCGAGCTCAAGGACAAGGTCCTGGGCACCAATCCGCCGGCCAACCAGACCACTGCCGTCACCAACGAGATCATCATCGTGATCGGCAGCGGGCCGGCCACCAAGCCCGTTCCCGACGTCACCGGCCAGACGTTGGACGTGGCGCAGAAGAACCTGACCGTCTACGGCTTCACCAAGATCACCGAGGTGACGGTGGACAGCCCGCGCCCTGCCGGTGAGGTGATCGCCACCAGCCCGCCCAGCGGGGAGACCGCCCCGTTGGACGCGGTGATCGAGCTGCGGGTATCTCGGGGCAACCAGTTCGTGATGCCGGATGTGACCGGATTGTTCTGGACCGACGTCGAACCGCAACTGCGGGCTATGGGCTGGACCGGAATCCTGGTCAAGGGCGCCGACGTCGATGCCGGCGGCGCCGGCCACAACCGGGTGCTCTACCAGACCCCAGCCGCAGGCCAAGGCGTCAACACCGACGCCAACATCACGCTGCGCTTCGGCCAGTAG
- a CDS encoding FHA domain-containing protein FhaB/FipA, with protein sequence MQGLVLQLTRAGFLTLLWLFIWSVLRILRTDIYAPTEAVMVRRGLSIRGVLLPPRQQRAGARHLVVTEGPLTGARIALSDQPVLVGRADDSTLVLTDDYASTRHARLSQRGAEWYVEDLGSTNGTYLDRVKVTTAVRVPVGTPIRIGKTAIELRR encoded by the coding sequence ATGCAGGGACTTGTGCTGCAGCTGACGCGAGCCGGTTTCTTGACGTTGTTGTGGCTGTTCATCTGGTCCGTGCTGCGGATATTGCGGACCGACATCTACGCCCCCACCGAAGCGGTGATGGTCCGCCGGGGGCTTTCCATCCGTGGCGTGCTGTTGCCGCCGCGCCAGCAACGGGCAGGAGCGCGGCATCTGGTGGTGACCGAAGGACCACTCACCGGGGCGCGCATCGCGCTCAGCGACCAGCCGGTTCTGGTCGGCCGCGCCGATGATTCCACGCTGGTGCTCACCGATGACTACGCCTCCACCCGGCACGCTCGGCTGTCACAGCGGGGCGCGGAATGGTATGTCGAAGACCTGGGTTCGACCAACGGCACCTACCTTGACAGGGTGAAGGTGACCACTGCCGTACGCGTACCGGTCGGAACGCCGATACGGATCGGCAAGACCGCAATCGAGCTCCGCCGGTGA